The following coding sequences are from one Verrucomicrobiota bacterium window:
- a CDS encoding HAD-IA family hydrolase yields MTPKGLIFDCDGTLADTMPLHWRAWQMITQRHGLHFPEDRFYSLGGVPSRDILKMLAQEQGRSLDHIAVAHEKEEAYLPLMAQIEPIHAVVEIAKSHHGKIPMAVASGGTQRVITQVLELLKIRHLFDAVVTSEMVQNQKPAPDIFLEAARRIGIDPKFCRAYEDTELGLQAIRAAGMEAVDVRELSS; encoded by the coding sequence ATGACACCCAAAGGACTGATCTTCGACTGCGACGGCACGCTGGCCGACACCATGCCGCTGCATTGGCGCGCCTGGCAGATGATCACGCAACGTCACGGCCTGCATTTTCCGGAAGACCGCTTCTACTCGCTGGGCGGCGTCCCTTCGCGCGACATCTTGAAAATGCTCGCCCAGGAACAAGGCCGCTCGCTCGATCACATCGCTGTCGCGCACGAGAAGGAGGAGGCGTATCTGCCGCTCATGGCGCAGATTGAACCCATCCATGCCGTCGTGGAAATCGCGAAATCACATCACGGCAAGATTCCGATGGCCGTGGCGTCCGGTGGCACGCAGCGCGTCATCACTCAAGTGCTCGAACTCCTGAAAATCCGGCATCTATTCGACGCCGTCGTGACCAGTGAGATGGTGCAGAACCAAAAACCTGCGCCGGATATTTTCCTCGAAGCCGCTCGTCGCATCGGCATTGACCCAAAATTCTGCCGCGCCTACGAAGATACAGAGTTGGGCTTGCAAGCCATCCGCGCTGCGGGCATGGAGGCGGTGGATGTGAGGGAATTGTCGAGCTAA
- the prfA gene encoding peptide chain release factor 1: MDLRPHIEKFARRLAELEVALSDPKVIDNKARAQELSREYARLKDLVAFGKDYSKTLAHLEENRVLLKTEPADSELAVLAKEEIARLEAEEKRLALEIQRGVLPPNPSDSRNTIFEIRAGAGGSESALFAADLYRMYTRYAEGRGWKVETLDSSQSDLGGFKEIVFSVTGTDVYKRLKYESGVHRVQRVPATEAQGRIHTSTCTVAVLPEAEEVDVQLRPEDLDITVCRASGPGGQGVNTTDSAVQIHHKPSGLIVRCADGRSQQKNKQQALTVLRSRLLEKKVADENAKYAAQRKAQVGTGERSEKIRTYNFPQNRVTDHRIEITLYNLASFIDGDLDPMIEPLMAHDLEEKLKASQT; encoded by the coding sequence ATGGATTTACGTCCGCACATCGAAAAATTCGCACGCCGCCTCGCTGAACTTGAGGTCGCGCTGAGCGACCCAAAAGTCATCGACAACAAGGCACGCGCCCAGGAATTGTCGCGTGAGTACGCACGCCTCAAGGACCTCGTTGCCTTTGGCAAAGACTATTCGAAAACGCTGGCGCACCTCGAAGAAAACCGCGTGCTGCTCAAAACCGAACCCGCCGATTCCGAACTCGCTGTTCTCGCGAAGGAGGAGATTGCACGCCTCGAAGCGGAGGAAAAGCGTCTAGCCCTCGAAATTCAACGCGGCGTTCTGCCGCCCAACCCCAGCGATTCACGGAACACCATCTTCGAAATTCGCGCCGGCGCTGGTGGCTCGGAATCCGCCCTCTTCGCCGCGGATCTTTACCGAATGTACACGCGCTACGCCGAAGGCCGCGGCTGGAAGGTTGAGACGCTCGACTCCAGCCAATCGGACCTCGGCGGTTTCAAGGAAATTGTCTTCAGCGTCACCGGCACGGACGTTTACAAGCGGCTGAAATACGAAAGCGGCGTGCACCGCGTCCAACGCGTCCCGGCAACCGAAGCGCAGGGGCGCATTCACACCAGCACCTGCACCGTCGCCGTGTTGCCGGAAGCCGAGGAGGTGGACGTGCAACTGCGCCCCGAAGATCTGGACATCACCGTCTGCCGCGCGTCCGGACCAGGTGGCCAGGGCGTCAACACCACCGACTCCGCCGTGCAAATTCATCACAAGCCGAGCGGCTTGATTGTTCGCTGCGCCGATGGCCGTTCGCAGCAGAAAAACAAACAGCAGGCGTTGACCGTGCTCCGTTCGCGACTGTTGGAGAAAAAGGTGGCCGACGAAAACGCCAAGTATGCCGCGCAGCGCAAAGCGCAGGTCGGCACCGGCGAGCGGAGCGAAAAAATCCGCACCTACAATTTTCCGCAGAACCGTGTGACCGACCACCGCATCGAAATCACGCTCTACAACCTCGCGAGTTTCATTGACGGCGATCTCGATCCAATGATTGAACCGCTCATGGCGCACGATTTGGAGGAAAAGTTGAAAGCCTCGCAAACTTGA
- the rpmE gene encoding 50S ribosomal protein L31 — protein sequence MKAEIHPKYLDAEIRCACGNVIKTRSTKPVILVGICNVCHPFYTGQQKFVDTAGRVDKFQQRMAKTQAAQAEASTRKKKK from the coding sequence ATGAAAGCTGAAATTCATCCGAAATATTTGGACGCGGAAATCCGTTGCGCCTGCGGCAACGTCATCAAGACCCGCTCCACCAAACCCGTCATTCTCGTCGGTATCTGCAACGTCTGCCATCCCTTTTACACCGGCCAGCAGAAATTCGTCGATACCGCCGGCCGCGTGGACAAGTTCCAGCAGCGCATGGCCAAGACGCAGGCCGCCCAGGCCGAAGCCAGCACCCGCAAAAAAAAGAAGTAG
- a CDS encoding FecR domain-containing protein — MKARCERLCATVGTLRQRGRPPPTRGNFRLVIDFQKIGNPAAVPIHFVSRDRDPTLKRELQPPAGDGSRCRRNGFHFSPRLLHHSGVRRLLTVLIFCVLAPPAADAQSTNRASAVDTNLLSRVIEAAGKVEYAMGGGTNWQPAAAGQVLKSGDRLRTRVMSRAAVQLSDRSVIRLNERTTLEILPPRSNEKRRFGLSRGSLYFFNREKPADVEFDTPLAAGAIRGTEFLLEVVSNDTTDATSLHLALIDGRVALQTRDGELALERGQDLRLQVGKAPQKTALVNATAAIQWALYYPAVVNPAELQLTAAEQTALAGSLSNYRAGDLLAALDAWPATPNELSAGANALRAQLELAVGRVAEAEQVLAGLPSDAPAAAALRELIAVVRGDSGVDRHVGSIHSASELLAHSYARQAQSDLPGALAAARKAASIAPQFGFALARLAELEFSFGHHRAALAELDRALALSPRLATAHALRGFVLIEQGDVPGARESFDHARELDAAFGPAWLGRGLCRLRERQYAEARAAFQAAAALEPQRALFRAYLGKAASALGDAPAAEKEFGLAKQLDANDPTAWLYSALHLWQENRLNEAIRDLERSSDLNDQRAPFRSRLLLDGDRSVRSANLAALYDEVGVPDASRHAAAQAVSESYANFSGHLFLANSFQTLEDVNRFDLRLETARQSELLVANLLAPPGAGNLSQLLSQQEHLQFFDQRPVGVSSLTEYTSRGDWRQSGTAFGTFDGFSYAFDANYESLNGQRVNNDADRRQFILTAKQRVTADDEAYFQIGDLHAEAGDVADHYDPAQANPGFRVKETQEPTLYAGWHHAWSPGSHTLLLVARLDDRLTLHDPLPNVPFLRQVGGVTTEVQSPQPFGLPLILDLASDFTLYSAELQHVWETPKQSLVIGGRWQSGDVKDRGTLNPAFGGPLVTFFNDQNASGSLQRGDVYAYGSWQILDSLRLIGGVSYDHIQFPENMDLPPVSGRETSRDLVSPKAGLLFTPWERGLLRASYAKSLGGLYFDNSVRLEPTQIGGFNQAFRSLIPESVAGLVPGTEFETAGVGFDQSLASGTWFGVEAEWLTSRGSRAVGVVTNSTFLPFADSPSSTSQTLDFRERSLSAYAGQLLGDNFSVGARYRLSEATLMGRFPQVPDGAANLDLLEQNNRATLHQLSLTANFHHRSGVFAQWESAWYLQSNSGYTPSLAGENLWQHNLMAGYRFPRRHAEIRLGLLNLFDTDYRLNPLNLHSELPRSRTFTASVRLNF; from the coding sequence ATGAAGGCACGCTGCGAAAGACTCTGCGCGACCGTTGGCACGCTGCGCCAACGCGGTCGTCCGCCGCCCACGCGGGGAAATTTCCGCCTTGTCATCGACTTCCAAAAAATTGGAAATCCTGCCGCGGTACCCATTCATTTTGTTTCGCGCGATCGCGACCCCACGCTGAAGCGTGAACTCCAACCACCGGCGGGCGATGGCTCGCGGTGTCGGAGAAATGGATTTCATTTTTCCCCACGCTTGTTGCACCATTCCGGTGTGCGGCGACTTCTCACGGTTTTGATTTTCTGCGTGCTCGCGCCGCCTGCTGCCGACGCCCAATCCACGAACCGGGCGAGCGCCGTTGACACCAACCTCCTGAGCCGTGTCATCGAAGCGGCCGGCAAGGTTGAATATGCGATGGGTGGCGGCACCAACTGGCAACCCGCCGCTGCCGGCCAGGTGCTCAAGTCCGGCGACCGACTGCGCACGCGCGTGATGAGCCGGGCTGCCGTCCAATTGTCCGACCGCAGTGTCATCCGCTTGAACGAACGGACGACGCTCGAAATTCTGCCGCCGCGAAGCAACGAGAAAAGACGCTTCGGCCTTTCGCGCGGCTCGTTGTACTTTTTCAACCGCGAAAAACCCGCCGATGTGGAGTTCGACACGCCGCTGGCCGCCGGCGCAATCCGCGGCACGGAATTTCTGCTGGAAGTGGTGTCCAACGATACAACTGACGCTACGTCGCTGCACCTTGCTCTGATCGACGGGCGCGTCGCCCTCCAGACCCGCGATGGCGAACTCGCACTCGAACGCGGACAGGATCTACGGCTCCAAGTCGGCAAAGCGCCGCAAAAAACCGCGCTCGTCAATGCCACCGCTGCGATTCAATGGGCGCTTTACTACCCCGCCGTGGTCAATCCAGCTGAACTCCAACTCACCGCCGCAGAGCAAACAGCGCTTGCTGGGAGTTTGAGTAACTATCGTGCCGGCGATCTGCTTGCCGCGCTGGACGCTTGGCCCGCGACTCCGAACGAACTGAGCGCGGGAGCAAACGCTCTCCGTGCCCAACTCGAACTTGCGGTCGGCCGCGTAGCCGAGGCTGAACAAGTGCTGGCCGGTCTGCCAAGCGATGCGCCCGCAGCCGCTGCCTTGCGCGAACTCATCGCCGTCGTGCGCGGTGATTCTGGCGTAGATCGTCACGTCGGAAGCATCCACTCGGCCAGCGAACTCCTGGCGCACAGTTATGCGCGCCAAGCGCAGAGTGATTTGCCCGGCGCGCTGGCGGCGGCCCGCAAGGCCGCGTCGATCGCGCCGCAGTTCGGGTTCGCGCTGGCACGACTCGCGGAATTGGAATTCTCCTTCGGCCATCACCGTGCAGCCCTCGCTGAGCTGGATCGCGCGCTGGCACTTTCGCCGCGACTGGCCACAGCCCACGCGCTGCGCGGCTTCGTCTTGATCGAGCAAGGCGACGTTCCCGGCGCGCGCGAGTCGTTTGATCACGCGCGCGAACTGGATGCCGCGTTCGGTCCGGCGTGGCTGGGGCGCGGCTTATGTCGGCTGCGTGAACGCCAGTACGCGGAGGCGCGCGCCGCGTTTCAGGCCGCGGCCGCGCTCGAACCGCAACGCGCCTTGTTCCGCGCCTATCTCGGCAAGGCCGCCAGCGCGCTCGGTGACGCGCCGGCGGCAGAAAAGGAATTTGGCCTGGCCAAACAACTGGACGCGAACGACCCGACCGCCTGGCTCTACTCGGCGCTGCATCTGTGGCAGGAGAACCGGCTGAACGAAGCCATCCGCGACCTCGAACGTTCCTCGGATTTGAACGACCAACGCGCGCCGTTTCGCTCGCGGCTGCTGCTCGACGGTGATCGCTCCGTGCGCAGCGCGAATCTCGCCGCGCTTTACGACGAGGTCGGCGTGCCGGACGCGAGTCGCCACGCCGCGGCGCAGGCGGTGTCCGAGAGTTACGCAAACTTTTCCGGCCATCTCTTTCTCGCCAACAGTTTTCAGACGCTGGAGGACGTGAACCGTTTTGACTTGCGGCTGGAAACGGCGCGGCAAAGCGAGTTGCTCGTCGCGAACCTCCTGGCTCCGCCCGGCGCGGGCAATCTCTCGCAACTGCTCTCCCAGCAGGAACACCTGCAGTTCTTCGATCAACGGCCGGTCGGCGTCAGTTCGCTGACGGAATACACCAGCCGCGGCGATTGGCGGCAGTCGGGAACTGCCTTTGGCACGTTCGACGGATTCAGCTACGCGTTCGATGCGAATTACGAGAGCCTGAACGGCCAGCGCGTGAACAACGATGCCGACCGGCGTCAATTCATTCTGACCGCGAAGCAGCGAGTGACGGCCGACGACGAGGCGTATTTTCAAATCGGCGACCTCCACGCTGAGGCAGGCGACGTGGCCGATCATTACGATCCGGCGCAAGCCAATCCCGGCTTCCGCGTGAAAGAAACTCAAGAACCGACGCTCTACGCGGGCTGGCACCACGCGTGGTCGCCGGGCAGTCACACATTGCTGCTCGTCGCGCGGCTTGACGACCGGCTCACGCTGCACGATCCGCTGCCGAATGTGCCGTTCCTTCGCCAGGTTGGCGGCGTGACGACTGAAGTCCAATCACCGCAACCATTCGGACTGCCGCTGATTCTCGACCTGGCCAGCGACTTCACTCTCTATTCGGCGGAATTGCAACACGTGTGGGAGACGCCGAAACAATCGCTCGTGATCGGCGGGCGCTGGCAATCGGGCGATGTCAAGGATCGCGGGACGCTCAATCCGGCGTTTGGAGGACCACTAGTTACTTTTTTTAACGATCAGAACGCCAGCGGCTCGCTCCAACGCGGCGACGTTTATGCGTATGGCTCGTGGCAAATTCTGGACTCGCTCCGCCTGATTGGCGGCGTCAGCTACGATCACATTCAGTTTCCAGAAAACATGGATTTACCGCCCGTCTCCGGCCGAGAAACTTCGCGCGACCTCGTCTCGCCGAAGGCGGGGCTGCTCTTCACGCCGTGGGAGCGCGGGCTGTTGCGCGCGAGCTACGCGAAGTCGTTGGGCGGACTTTATTTTGACAACAGCGTGCGCCTGGAACCGACCCAGATCGGCGGATTCAACCAGGCGTTTCGCAGCTTGATTCCCGAAAGCGTGGCGGGCCTTGTGCCGGGCACCGAGTTCGAGACGGCCGGCGTCGGTTTCGACCAATCGCTGGCCAGCGGCACGTGGTTCGGCGTCGAAGCCGAGTGGCTGACTTCGCGTGGCTCGCGCGCGGTTGGCGTCGTGACGAACTCCACATTTCTGCCGTTCGCCGATTCTCCGTCAAGCACGAGTCAGACCTTGGATTTTCGCGAGCGCAGTCTCTCGGCCTACGCGGGGCAATTGTTGGGCGACAACTTTTCTGTGGGCGCACGATATCGTTTGAGCGAGGCGACGTTGATGGGACGGTTTCCGCAGGTTCCCGACGGCGCGGCCAATCTCGACCTGTTGGAGCAGAACAATCGCGCCACGCTGCATCAGCTTTCACTCACGGCGAACTTTCATCATCGCAGCGGCGTGTTCGCGCAATGGGAGTCCGCCTGGTATCTGCAGAGCAACTCCGGTTACACGCCGTCGCTGGCGGGCGAAAACCTCTGGCAGCACAATCTCATGGCTGGCTACCGCTTCCCGCGTCGTCATGCTGAGATCCGGCTCGGCCTGCTGAACCTCTTCGACACGGACTACCGGCTGAATCCGCTGAATCTCCATTCCGAGTTGCCGCGCAGCCGCACGTTCACCGCGAGCGTGCGCCTGAACTTTTGA
- a CDS encoding immunoglobulin domain-containing protein — protein MKTFVESTCVGECGHCPPRRGALAVCFVLAGLCLAIPSQAQSLQDYFTNRVTFSSATGDLTGNNSTATVEVGEPKHGGKVGGHSMWISWVAPTNGVVKFETEGSDFDTLLSAYYFNSTNDTTFDKLIEVARADDSEGFDRESEIEFGVLAGHPYEIAVDGYFGATGLLELKWSFEAVDLPPPVVLSMPTDRSANLGDTVSLTVVLTNAANGQYKWYFNGNDLGITTTNLLIPSLQIANVGRYKMRVSIDGPNYFTIPVELQINTDGATDTLARGKLLDSPSSPLIGENGGGASRPAGTISPAGASGAGVVRGYNGSQIFDTTYGTVDTNEPPHCGISGGVSYWLLYQPPTNGTITLDTLGSSYDTVMEAYTYNGALNSYQDLISIACDHNSAGGTNGASRVQFAVVKSRQYIVAVEGVNNARGTAWLNYSLNTNQQPTAPALLSQPTTVTVAQGSPATLAASLAGSPPLCFTWKKYTNAMPGVTAPGIFFPSTTTNDTADYVMTVTNDLGSLSATLPLHVVIPTQCSLTSVSNWLELSFPTMSGQRYYVEEAATITGPWQPWSNFYFGNDQSLVLYLSGDGTRFFRVRIE, from the coding sequence ATGAAGACGTTTGTCGAAAGCACGTGCGTCGGTGAATGCGGCCATTGCCCTCCAAGGCGCGGTGCGCTGGCTGTTTGTTTTGTTCTGGCGGGTTTATGCCTGGCCATTCCGTCTCAAGCGCAGTCGTTGCAAGATTATTTCACGAATCGAGTCACCTTTTCGAGCGCGACCGGCGATCTGACCGGCAATAATTCGACCGCGACCGTCGAGGTCGGCGAGCCGAAACACGGCGGTAAAGTTGGTGGCCATTCCATGTGGATTTCCTGGGTGGCCCCGACGAACGGCGTTGTGAAATTTGAAACGGAGGGAAGCGATTTCGACACCTTGCTCTCCGCCTACTATTTCAATTCCACGAACGACACGACCTTCGACAAACTCATCGAAGTGGCGCGCGCGGATGATTCCGAGGGATTTGACCGCGAGAGTGAAATCGAATTCGGCGTGCTGGCAGGTCACCCGTACGAAATTGCCGTGGACGGATATTTTGGTGCGACCGGGCTGCTCGAATTGAAGTGGAGTTTCGAAGCCGTTGACCTTCCGCCACCCGTCGTGCTCAGCATGCCGACCGACCGCTCCGCTAACCTGGGAGACACGGTTTCTCTCACCGTGGTCCTGACCAATGCGGCGAATGGCCAGTATAAGTGGTATTTCAACGGCAACGACCTGGGCATCACGACCACGAATCTTCTAATTCCCAGTCTGCAAATCGCCAACGTGGGGCGTTACAAGATGCGCGTGTCAATTGACGGTCCAAATTACTTCACCATTCCCGTTGAACTTCAGATCAATACGGATGGCGCGACGGACACCCTGGCTCGTGGCAAACTACTGGATTCACCCAGTTCGCCATTGATCGGCGAGAACGGCGGTGGCGCTTCACGGCCAGCAGGGACTATTTCGCCGGCAGGCGCATCGGGCGCGGGTGTGGTGCGCGGCTACAATGGCAGCCAGATATTCGACACCACTTACGGCACCGTGGATACGAATGAACCGCCTCATTGCGGGATCAGCGGCGGCGTTTCGTATTGGTTGCTGTACCAGCCGCCCACCAACGGCACCATCACACTCGATACCCTCGGCAGCAGCTATGACACGGTGATGGAGGCCTACACTTACAACGGCGCGCTCAACAGTTACCAGGACTTGATCTCCATTGCGTGCGACCACAACTCCGCCGGGGGCACGAACGGCGCGTCGCGCGTCCAGTTCGCGGTTGTCAAATCGCGCCAGTACATTGTTGCGGTGGAAGGCGTCAACAACGCCCGTGGCACAGCGTGGCTGAATTATTCGCTCAACACAAATCAACAACCGACTGCGCCGGCCTTGCTCTCGCAACCAACCACTGTGACGGTCGCCCAAGGCTCTCCGGCCACCCTCGCCGCTAGTCTGGCCGGCTCGCCACCGTTATGCTTTACGTGGAAGAAGTACACGAACGCGATGCCGGGGGTGACTGCCCCGGGAATCTTCTTCCCCAGTACGACCACCAACGACACGGCCGACTATGTCATGACCGTCACAAACGACCTCGGTTCACTCTCCGCCACGCTGCCATTGCACGTGGTCATCCCGACGCAATGTTCACTGACGAGCGTCTCCAACTGGCTGGAGCTCAGTTTCCCGACTATGTCCGGCCAGCGCTATTATGTGGAGGAAGCCGCGACGATCACCGGCCCGTGGCAACCCTGGTCCAACTTTTACTTTGGTAACGACCAGTCGCTGGTGCTTTATCTGTCCGGAGACGGCACAAGATTTTTCCGCGTTCGCATCGAGTAA
- a CDS encoding sigma-54-dependent Fis family transcriptional regulator — protein sequence MSASNKAGSPAEKFSCLIVEDDNAFATMAGQVVREQGGEPTLAATLSAARAAIVDRSFDLVLLDNHLPDGKGYDFFDQLFRRYPEAPIVMITGMPDLGEAVALTRNGLSEYLTKPVTVEALAACLQRAKLRLQTRTPTADSAEWFGDSPAMRDVLKQLHQAAKHPASTVLFTGETGTGKDLAARVLHQLTYPNANAPFVAVNCAAVPAEMFESELFGAERGAFTGADKKRVGLVGAAAGGTLFLDEIAEVPLALQAKLLRLLESGEYRALGSTESLSFSGRFVAATNKSLAEEVKANRFREDLLYRLDVFTVALPPLRKHRADISGIAELFVTQLAKKYNRTKPRLRPEDLSALNAHNFPGNVRELRNVIERSLLMTLEESRWLALDLNWLNRGATATTKQPVPLPSTEPLPPDRDLSPVEAQEYRLIQDTLRETNGGIRRAAAKLGMSPQALLRRLEKWPELRVAKE from the coding sequence ATGTCAGCATCCAACAAGGCCGGAAGCCCAGCGGAGAAGTTCTCCTGTCTCATTGTGGAAGATGACAACGCGTTTGCCACGATGGCGGGTCAGGTCGTCCGGGAGCAGGGCGGCGAGCCGACCTTGGCGGCAACGTTGTCCGCCGCTCGTGCCGCCATTGTTGACCGATCCTTCGACCTCGTGCTGCTGGATAATCACCTGCCCGACGGCAAAGGGTACGATTTCTTTGATCAACTCTTCCGGCGCTATCCGGAGGCACCCATCGTGATGATCACCGGCATGCCGGACCTGGGTGAAGCAGTGGCGCTCACCCGCAACGGGCTGTCGGAGTATCTCACCAAACCAGTGACCGTGGAAGCGCTCGCTGCGTGTCTGCAACGGGCAAAACTGCGTCTGCAAACGCGCACCCCGACCGCCGATTCAGCGGAGTGGTTCGGTGATTCCCCGGCGATGCGCGACGTGCTGAAACAACTTCACCAGGCTGCCAAGCACCCGGCGAGCACGGTTCTGTTCACGGGCGAAACGGGCACGGGCAAGGACCTCGCTGCGCGTGTGCTCCATCAATTGACTTACCCAAACGCGAATGCGCCCTTCGTCGCGGTGAACTGTGCGGCGGTGCCGGCGGAGATGTTTGAATCGGAATTGTTCGGCGCAGAACGGGGCGCGTTCACCGGTGCGGACAAGAAACGCGTTGGCCTGGTCGGGGCAGCGGCGGGCGGTACGTTGTTCCTCGACGAAATTGCGGAGGTGCCGCTTGCGTTGCAGGCCAAGCTGCTCCGCTTGCTGGAGTCGGGCGAGTACCGCGCGCTCGGCAGCACGGAAAGCCTTTCTTTCTCGGGCCGCTTTGTGGCGGCGACAAACAAGTCGCTCGCCGAGGAAGTGAAGGCCAACCGTTTCCGCGAGGATTTGCTTTACCGGCTGGACGTGTTCACAGTCGCGTTGCCGCCCTTGCGCAAACATCGCGCGGACATCTCCGGCATTGCCGAGTTGTTCGTGACCCAGCTCGCCAAAAAATACAACCGCACCAAACCGCGGCTGAGGCCGGAGGATTTATCCGCGCTCAACGCGCACAATTTCCCCGGCAATGTGCGAGAGCTGCGCAATGTCATCGAACGCTCGTTGCTCATGACGCTGGAGGAGAGCCGCTGGCTGGCACTGGACCTGAACTGGTTGAATCGCGGCGCGACGGCCACGACGAAGCAGCCCGTTCCGCTGCCTTCCACCGAACCACTCCCACCCGACCGTGATCTTAGCCCAGTCGAAGCACAGGAATATCGCCTCATTCAAGACACGCTGCGTGAGACCAACGGTGGGATTCGCCGGGCAGCGGCCAAGCTGGGCATGTCGCCGCAGGCATTGTTGCGGCGGCTGGAGAAATGGCCGGAACTGCGGGTGGCAAAAGAATGA